A single window of Malus sylvestris chromosome 5, drMalSylv7.2, whole genome shotgun sequence DNA harbors:
- the LOC126621518 gene encoding protein PARTING DANCERS-like, with protein MANVKETAQFPQKSMNSGGGGGVCMMSNTWRDEQHPSFINFVSAFLAANSFRLNFVPITPDFIFNCGGSSVAFIFMTSLDSGTISQFFGRVQKLKLQFANLYVVITLPTKEQNDLFVRSYFKFGMELGKPTFVQVKDLEMGFEKITKIAHSRGVCKREDATTKLKAERKQTVQTPGILRKVITAIPGIDNHDANALNQAIGSIEGIAKASKEQIMENTDLSADKAQVLSRFFRDPKFYLSPKIN; from the exons ATGGCGAACGTGAAAGAAACAGCTCAATTTCCACAAAAATCTATGAATTCAG gtggtggtggtggggtttGTATGATGAGCAATACATGGAGGGACGAACAACATCCGTCCTTCATCAACTTCGTCTCCGCTTTCCTCGCCGCAAACTCCTTCCGCCTCAACTTTGTCCCAATTACCCCC GACTTCATTTTCAACTGTGGGGGTTCATCTGTGGCATTCATTTTCATGACTAGCTTGGATTCCGGTACCATCTCGCAATTCTTCGGCAG AGTTCAGAAGCTGAAGCTGCAATTTGCAAATCTATACGTTGTCATCACGCTCCCAACCAAGGAGCAAAACGATTTGTTTGTTCGTTCTTACTTCAA ATTCGGGATGGAACTTGGCAAGCCAACGTTCGTTCAGGTTAAGGACTTGGAAATGGGGTTCGAGAAGATAACGAAAATAGCTCATTCTCGTGGGG TGTGCAAGCGAGAGGATGCCACAACAAAATTGAAGGCTGAG AGGAAGCAAACAGTGCAAACACCAGGCATACTGAGAAAAGTGATCACAGCCATTCCGGGCATCGACAATCATGATGCAAACGCG CTTAACCAGGCTATCGGATCAATCGAAGGAATTGCCAAGGCATCAAAGGAGCAGATTATGGAAAACACAGACCTCTCAGCTGACAAGGCACAAGTGCTTTCAAGGTTTTTCAGAGATCCAAAGTTTTACCTCAGTCCTAAGATCAACTGA
- the LOC126621502 gene encoding bifunctional aspartokinase/homoserine dehydrogenase 1, chloroplastic-like isoform X2, whose amino-acid sequence MASLAWVISSNPGHALSPNILAHDAKPRKICYSQCSTFFLPPHRSPICRMGFVSGLERKRSLKTRIFASVTDTPVNAYPEKVQLPKGDCWSVHKFGGTCVGSSERIKNVAKIILSDDSERKMVVVSAMSKVTDMMYDLIYKAQSRDEAYISALDAVLEKHKSTALDLLDGDDLSSFLAQLHHDISNLKAMLRAIYIAGHATESFTDFVVGHGELWSAQMLSCVIRKNGLDCNWMDTREVLIVNPTSSNQVDPDLKESEDRLEKWYSKNPSKTIVAAGFIASTPQNIPTTLKRDGSDFSAAIMGALFKAGQVTIWTDVDGVYSADPRKVSEAVILKTLSYQEAWEMSYFGANVLHPRTIIPVMQYDIPIIIRNVFNLAAPGTKICRPTEDETDQGLESFVKGFATIDNLALVNVEGTGMAGVPGTASDIFSAVKDVGANVIMISQASSEHSVCFAVPEKEVNAVSELLQSRFREALNAGRLSQVQVIPNCSILAAVGQKMASTPGVSATLFNALAKANINVRAIAQGCTEYNITVVIKREDCIRALRAVHSRFYLSRTTIAVGIIGPGLIGATLLDQLRDQAATLKEEFNIDLRVMGITGSRTMLLSEAGVDLSRWRELQKEKGAVADMEKFVQHVHGNHFIPNTVLVDCTADSSIASHYYDWLRKGIHVVTPNKKANSGPLDQYLKLRALQRQSYTHYFYEATVGAGLPIINTLQGLLETGDKILRIEGIFSGTLSYIFNNFTGGRTFSEVVAEAKQAGYTEPDPRDDLSGTDVCRKVIILARESGLKLELSDIPVESLVPEPLKDSASAEEFMQKLPQFDQEMSKKREIAEDAGGVLRFVGVVDMVNQKGEVKLQTYKNDHPFAQLSGADNIIAFTTTRYKAQPLIIRGPGAGAEVTAGGVFSDLLRLASYLGAPS is encoded by the exons ATGGCGTCGCTCGCCTGGGTGATCTCCAGTAATCCCGGCCACGCGCTCTCCCCCAACATATTGGCTCACGACGCCAAGCCCAGGAAGATCTGCTACTCTCAATGCTCTACATTCTTTCTCCCTCCTCACCGCTCTCCCATTTGCAG AatgggttttgtttctgggctGGAAAGGAAAAGGTCACTCAAAACCCGTATCTTTGCGTCAGTCACAG ATACTCCAGTAAATGCATACCCAGAGAAAGTTCAGCTTCCTAAAGGTGACTGTTGGTCCGTCCATAAATTTGGTGGCACCTGTGTGGGGAGTTCAGAAAGAATTAAGAATGTTGCAAAAATAATTCTTAGTGATGACTCAGAGAGGAAGATGGTAGTTGTCTCGGCAATGTCCAAGGTAACGGACATGATGTATGATCTTATCTACAAGGCTCAATCACGAGATGAGGCCTACATATCTGCATTAGATGCCGTTTTAGAAAAGCACAAATCTACAGCTCTTGATTTACTTGATGGGGATGATCTTAGTAGTTTCTTAGCACAATTGCATCACGACATCAGTAACTTGAAAGCGATGCTTCGTGCTATATACATTG CTGGTCATGCGACAGAATCGTTCACAGATTTTGTTGTCGGACATGGAGAGTTATGGTCTGCGCAGATGTTGTCATGTGTTATTAGAAAG AATGGGTTAGATTGCAATTGGATGGATACAAGGGAAGTGCTTATTGTAAATCCTACAAGTTCTAATCAAGTTGATCCTGATTTAAAGGAATCTGAAGACAGACTTGAGAAATGGTATTCCAAAAACCCATCAAAAACAATTGTAGCTGCCGGCTTCATTGCTAGCACACCTCAAAATATTCCTACTACTTTGAAGAGAGATGGAAGTGACTTCTCTGCAGCAATCATGGGTGCCTTATTCAAGGCCGGTCAAGTCACAATTTGGACAGATGTTGATGGAGTCTATAGTGCAGATCCCAGAAAAG TCAGTGAGGCAGTGATTCTGAAGACTCTGTCTTATCAAGAAGCCTGGGAAATG TCTTATTTTGGGGCAAATGTTCTGCACCCACGCACTATCATCCCAGTGATGCAATATGACATTCCAATTATAATAAGGAACGTTTTCAACCTTGCTGCACCTGGAACAAAAATTTGTCGCCCTACTGAGGATGAAACTGATCAGGGTTTGGAGTCGTTTGTCAAAGGATTTGCCACAATAGACAACTTGGCCCTTGTCAATGTGGAAGG AACTGGAATGGCTGGTGTTCCTGGTACAGCAAGTGATATATTCAGTGCTGTAAAGGATGTTGGGGCTAATGTTATTATGATATCTCAG GCTAGTAGTGAGCACTCTGTGTGCTTTGCTGTCCCTGAGAAGGAAGTAAATGCTGTTTCTGAGTTACTGCAGTCTAGATTTCGTGAGGCTTTGAATGCTGGGCGTCTTTCTCAG GTTCAAGTCATTCCAAACTGTAGTATTTTGGCAGCAGTTGGCCAAAAAATGGCCAGTACTCCAGGAGTTAGTGCAACTCTTTTCAATGCACTGGCAAAG GCAAACATTAATGTGCGTGCAATTGCTCAGGGTTGTACTGAGTACAATATTACTGTAGTGATAAAGCGGGAGGATTGTATTAGGGCTCTGAGAGCTGTCCATTCTAGATTCTATCTTTCAAGAACCACAATAGCGGTGGGCATCATCGGACCTGGTCTGATTGGTGCCACATTACTAGATCAATTAAGGGATCAG GCAGCTACCCTCAAGGAAGAGTTTAACATCGATTTGCGTGTTATGGGAATCACTGGCTCACGGACAATGCTTTTGAGTGAGGC GGGTGTTGACTTATCTAGATGGAGAGAACTTCAAAAAGAGAAAGGAGCTGTGGCAGATATGGAAAAGTTTGTGCAGCATGTACATGGGAATCATTTTATTCCAAATACTGTTTTGGTTGACTGCACAGCTGACTCTAGTATTGCAAGCCATTACTATGACTGGTTGCGGAAAGGAATTCACGTAGTCACTCCCAACAAAAAGGCCAATTCAGGGCCGCTTGATCAA TATTTAAAATTACGAGCTCTTCAACGGCAATCATATACACATTACTTCTATGAAGCTACTGTTGGAGCTGGTCTGCCAATTATTAATACATTACAAGGTCTCCTCGAAACTGGAGACAAAATATTGCGTATTGAGGGCATCTTCAG TGGTACTCTGAGTTATATCTTCAACAATTTCACTGGAGGACGCACTTTTAGTGAGGTGGTGGCTGAAGCAAAGCAGGCAGGTTATACTGAGCCGGATCCAAGGGATGACTTATCTGGAACAGATGTTTGCAGAAAG GTGATAATTCTTGCTAGAGAATCTGGTCTTAAGCTGGAGCTCTCTGACATCCCTGTTGAAAGCCTTGTGCCGGAACCGTTGAAG GATAGTGCATCAGCCGAGGAATTCATGCAAAAACTTCCACAATTTGATCAAGAGATGAGTAAGAAAAGAGAGATAGCTGAGGATGCAGGAGGA GTCTTGAGATTCGTTGGGGTGGTTGACATGGTCAATCAGAAAGGGGAAGTGAAGCTGCAGACGTACAAGAATGATCATCCATTTGCTCAGCTTTCCGGGGCAGATAATATAATAGCGTTCACAACAACTAGATACAAAGCTCAACCCCTAATAATACGTGGACCTGGTGCTGGTGCTGAAGTCACTGCTGGTGGAGTCTTCAGTGACCTGTTGCGGCTTGCTTCGTACCTTGGTGCCCCGTCATAG
- the LOC126621502 gene encoding bifunctional aspartokinase/homoserine dehydrogenase 1, chloroplastic-like isoform X1 has product MASLAWVISSNPGHALSPNILAHDAKPRKICYSQCSTFFLPPHRSPICRMGFVSGLERKRSLKTRIFASVTVDTPVNAYPEKVQLPKGDCWSVHKFGGTCVGSSERIKNVAKIILSDDSERKMVVVSAMSKVTDMMYDLIYKAQSRDEAYISALDAVLEKHKSTALDLLDGDDLSSFLAQLHHDISNLKAMLRAIYIAGHATESFTDFVVGHGELWSAQMLSCVIRKNGLDCNWMDTREVLIVNPTSSNQVDPDLKESEDRLEKWYSKNPSKTIVAAGFIASTPQNIPTTLKRDGSDFSAAIMGALFKAGQVTIWTDVDGVYSADPRKVSEAVILKTLSYQEAWEMSYFGANVLHPRTIIPVMQYDIPIIIRNVFNLAAPGTKICRPTEDETDQGLESFVKGFATIDNLALVNVEGTGMAGVPGTASDIFSAVKDVGANVIMISQASSEHSVCFAVPEKEVNAVSELLQSRFREALNAGRLSQVQVIPNCSILAAVGQKMASTPGVSATLFNALAKANINVRAIAQGCTEYNITVVIKREDCIRALRAVHSRFYLSRTTIAVGIIGPGLIGATLLDQLRDQAATLKEEFNIDLRVMGITGSRTMLLSEAGVDLSRWRELQKEKGAVADMEKFVQHVHGNHFIPNTVLVDCTADSSIASHYYDWLRKGIHVVTPNKKANSGPLDQYLKLRALQRQSYTHYFYEATVGAGLPIINTLQGLLETGDKILRIEGIFSGTLSYIFNNFTGGRTFSEVVAEAKQAGYTEPDPRDDLSGTDVCRKVIILARESGLKLELSDIPVESLVPEPLKDSASAEEFMQKLPQFDQEMSKKREIAEDAGGVLRFVGVVDMVNQKGEVKLQTYKNDHPFAQLSGADNIIAFTTTRYKAQPLIIRGPGAGAEVTAGGVFSDLLRLASYLGAPS; this is encoded by the exons ATGGCGTCGCTCGCCTGGGTGATCTCCAGTAATCCCGGCCACGCGCTCTCCCCCAACATATTGGCTCACGACGCCAAGCCCAGGAAGATCTGCTACTCTCAATGCTCTACATTCTTTCTCCCTCCTCACCGCTCTCCCATTTGCAG AatgggttttgtttctgggctGGAAAGGAAAAGGTCACTCAAAACCCGTATCTTTGCGTCAGTCACAG TAGATACTCCAGTAAATGCATACCCAGAGAAAGTTCAGCTTCCTAAAGGTGACTGTTGGTCCGTCCATAAATTTGGTGGCACCTGTGTGGGGAGTTCAGAAAGAATTAAGAATGTTGCAAAAATAATTCTTAGTGATGACTCAGAGAGGAAGATGGTAGTTGTCTCGGCAATGTCCAAGGTAACGGACATGATGTATGATCTTATCTACAAGGCTCAATCACGAGATGAGGCCTACATATCTGCATTAGATGCCGTTTTAGAAAAGCACAAATCTACAGCTCTTGATTTACTTGATGGGGATGATCTTAGTAGTTTCTTAGCACAATTGCATCACGACATCAGTAACTTGAAAGCGATGCTTCGTGCTATATACATTG CTGGTCATGCGACAGAATCGTTCACAGATTTTGTTGTCGGACATGGAGAGTTATGGTCTGCGCAGATGTTGTCATGTGTTATTAGAAAG AATGGGTTAGATTGCAATTGGATGGATACAAGGGAAGTGCTTATTGTAAATCCTACAAGTTCTAATCAAGTTGATCCTGATTTAAAGGAATCTGAAGACAGACTTGAGAAATGGTATTCCAAAAACCCATCAAAAACAATTGTAGCTGCCGGCTTCATTGCTAGCACACCTCAAAATATTCCTACTACTTTGAAGAGAGATGGAAGTGACTTCTCTGCAGCAATCATGGGTGCCTTATTCAAGGCCGGTCAAGTCACAATTTGGACAGATGTTGATGGAGTCTATAGTGCAGATCCCAGAAAAG TCAGTGAGGCAGTGATTCTGAAGACTCTGTCTTATCAAGAAGCCTGGGAAATG TCTTATTTTGGGGCAAATGTTCTGCACCCACGCACTATCATCCCAGTGATGCAATATGACATTCCAATTATAATAAGGAACGTTTTCAACCTTGCTGCACCTGGAACAAAAATTTGTCGCCCTACTGAGGATGAAACTGATCAGGGTTTGGAGTCGTTTGTCAAAGGATTTGCCACAATAGACAACTTGGCCCTTGTCAATGTGGAAGG AACTGGAATGGCTGGTGTTCCTGGTACAGCAAGTGATATATTCAGTGCTGTAAAGGATGTTGGGGCTAATGTTATTATGATATCTCAG GCTAGTAGTGAGCACTCTGTGTGCTTTGCTGTCCCTGAGAAGGAAGTAAATGCTGTTTCTGAGTTACTGCAGTCTAGATTTCGTGAGGCTTTGAATGCTGGGCGTCTTTCTCAG GTTCAAGTCATTCCAAACTGTAGTATTTTGGCAGCAGTTGGCCAAAAAATGGCCAGTACTCCAGGAGTTAGTGCAACTCTTTTCAATGCACTGGCAAAG GCAAACATTAATGTGCGTGCAATTGCTCAGGGTTGTACTGAGTACAATATTACTGTAGTGATAAAGCGGGAGGATTGTATTAGGGCTCTGAGAGCTGTCCATTCTAGATTCTATCTTTCAAGAACCACAATAGCGGTGGGCATCATCGGACCTGGTCTGATTGGTGCCACATTACTAGATCAATTAAGGGATCAG GCAGCTACCCTCAAGGAAGAGTTTAACATCGATTTGCGTGTTATGGGAATCACTGGCTCACGGACAATGCTTTTGAGTGAGGC GGGTGTTGACTTATCTAGATGGAGAGAACTTCAAAAAGAGAAAGGAGCTGTGGCAGATATGGAAAAGTTTGTGCAGCATGTACATGGGAATCATTTTATTCCAAATACTGTTTTGGTTGACTGCACAGCTGACTCTAGTATTGCAAGCCATTACTATGACTGGTTGCGGAAAGGAATTCACGTAGTCACTCCCAACAAAAAGGCCAATTCAGGGCCGCTTGATCAA TATTTAAAATTACGAGCTCTTCAACGGCAATCATATACACATTACTTCTATGAAGCTACTGTTGGAGCTGGTCTGCCAATTATTAATACATTACAAGGTCTCCTCGAAACTGGAGACAAAATATTGCGTATTGAGGGCATCTTCAG TGGTACTCTGAGTTATATCTTCAACAATTTCACTGGAGGACGCACTTTTAGTGAGGTGGTGGCTGAAGCAAAGCAGGCAGGTTATACTGAGCCGGATCCAAGGGATGACTTATCTGGAACAGATGTTTGCAGAAAG GTGATAATTCTTGCTAGAGAATCTGGTCTTAAGCTGGAGCTCTCTGACATCCCTGTTGAAAGCCTTGTGCCGGAACCGTTGAAG GATAGTGCATCAGCCGAGGAATTCATGCAAAAACTTCCACAATTTGATCAAGAGATGAGTAAGAAAAGAGAGATAGCTGAGGATGCAGGAGGA GTCTTGAGATTCGTTGGGGTGGTTGACATGGTCAATCAGAAAGGGGAAGTGAAGCTGCAGACGTACAAGAATGATCATCCATTTGCTCAGCTTTCCGGGGCAGATAATATAATAGCGTTCACAACAACTAGATACAAAGCTCAACCCCTAATAATACGTGGACCTGGTGCTGGTGCTGAAGTCACTGCTGGTGGAGTCTTCAGTGACCTGTTGCGGCTTGCTTCGTACCTTGGTGCCCCGTCATAG